The Macrobrachium rosenbergii isolate ZJJX-2024 chromosome 18, ASM4041242v1, whole genome shotgun sequence genome has a window encoding:
- the LOC136848208 gene encoding vesicle-associated membrane protein 3-like, with the protein MMDPENPPSRDPARAAASSKLEATQRQVNEVVGIMKTNVERIIEREENLSKLDQRANDLSMSASQFQTTSSRLKRKYWWKNLKMMLIMGVIAAVVIILIIVFTVGIPTGGGGGGGGGGGDTTPFPGTTKAVTSAASS; encoded by the exons ATGATGGATCCGGAAAATCCACCGTCGAGGGACCCAGCAAGG GCTGCCGCATCCAGCAAGCTGGAAGCCACTCAGCGCCAGGTCAACGAGGTCGTTGGTATCATGAAGACCAACGTCGAACGAATCatcgagagagaggaaaatctgaGCAAGCTAGACCAGAGGGCGAACGACTTGAGT ATGTCAGCCTCGCAGTTCCAGACAACCTCCTCTCGCCTGAAGAGGAAATACTGGTGGAAGAACCTGAAGATGATGCTGATTATGGGAGTCATCGCCGCCGTCGTCATTATCCTCATCATCGTCTTCACGGTGGGCATTCccactggaggaggaggaggagggggagggggtggcggAGACACGACTCCATTCCCGGGTACGACCAAAGCTGTAACAAGTGCTGCTAGCAGCTAA
- the LOC136847995 gene encoding vesicle-associated membrane protein 2-like — protein sequence MYLHSPVPTTTTADHRELLLYHTDSSAAVRIRYTVIHSLVRNSAGRVASDTQPLALVAENSFTSSGFWKPIQRASSSGARERATMDPESRPLRGPGKAPASGHLKTTQEEVDEVADIMKNNLIGIMERGENLEVLEEKATHLSTAAAQFEKSACRLKKKYWWENRKLKIIIGTTVVLVIAIIVIVVVAVIFA from the exons aTGTATCTTCATAGTCCTGTTCCTACGACTACGACTGCTGATCA CAGAGAACTGCTCTTATACCACACAGACAGTTCGGCTGCTGTTAGGATCCGATACACAGTGATTCATTCCTTAGTTCGCAACAGTGCTGGTCGCGTGGCTTCAGATACCCAACCACTTGCTTTGGTTGCTGAAAATTCATTCACTTCGTCTGGTTTCTGGAAACCCATCCAAAGAGCTTCGAGTTCTGGGGCAA ggGAAAGAGCCACCATGGATCCAGAAAGTCGACCTTTGAGGGGTCCGGGAAAG gcACCTGCCTCCGGCCACCTGAAAACCACACAAGAAGAAGTCGACGAGGTTGCAGACATCATGAAGAACAACCTTATAGGAATCATGGAGAGAGGGGAAAACCTTGAAGTCTTGGAAGAGAAAGCGACTCACCTGTCT ACAGCAGCTGCCCAGTTCGAGAAGAGCGCCTGCCGCCTGAAGAAGAAGTACTGGTGGGAGAACCGGAAACTCAAAATCATCATAGGAACTACAGTTGTCTTAGTGATCGCCATTATTGTTATTGTCGTCGTGGCTGTGATATTTGCTtaa